A region from the Saccharomonospora azurea NA-128 genome encodes:
- the purN gene encoding phosphoribosylglycinamide formyltransferase, with amino-acid sequence MRLPARARTVVLASGSGTLLQAVLDAAAEDSYPAEVVAVGTDREGVQALARAERMGVPTFTVKMSDHPDRAAWDKALTEAVAAHRPDLVVSAGFLKILGPEFLARFPHRVINTHPALLPAFPGIRAVADALQLGAKVTGSTVHFVDAGVDTGPIIAQEAVVVEPDDDEATLHERIKAVERRLLVDVIAKLGRAGCTVDGRKVRFS; translated from the coding sequence TTGCGACTTCCGGCACGGGCGAGGACGGTGGTGCTCGCCTCGGGTTCGGGGACCCTGCTGCAGGCCGTGCTCGACGCGGCGGCCGAGGACTCGTACCCGGCGGAGGTCGTGGCCGTCGGTACCGACCGCGAGGGGGTCCAGGCGCTCGCCCGGGCGGAGCGCATGGGCGTACCGACCTTCACGGTGAAGATGAGCGACCACCCCGACCGAGCGGCCTGGGACAAGGCGCTCACCGAGGCCGTCGCCGCCCACCGACCCGACCTCGTGGTCTCCGCCGGGTTCCTCAAGATCCTCGGCCCGGAGTTCCTGGCGCGCTTCCCCCACCGGGTCATCAACACCCATCCCGCGCTGCTGCCGGCCTTCCCGGGTATCCGGGCGGTGGCCGACGCGTTGCAGCTCGGGGCCAAGGTGACCGGGTCCACCGTGCACTTCGTGGACGCCGGTGTGGACACCGGGCCGATCATCGCGCAGGAAGCCGTGGTCGTGGAGCCCGACGACGACGAAGCGACGTTGCACGAGCGCATCAAGGCCGTGGAGCGCAGGTTGCTCGTGGACGTCATCGCGAAACTTGGCCGTGCGGGGTGCACGGTGGACGGACGGAAGGTGAGGTTCTCGTGA
- the purH gene encoding bifunctional phosphoribosylaminoimidazolecarboxamide formyltransferase/IMP cyclohydrolase, with the protein MSEQTPVAGQRPVRRALIGVSDKRGLLELATGLHAAGVEIVSTGGTAKVIADAGVPVTPVEEVTGFPESLDGRVKTLHPRVHAGLLADTTREEHREQLRSLDIAPFDLLVVNLYPFESTVASGAGLDECVENIDIGGPAMVRAAAKNHASVAVVVDPSRYDWVLDRVRGGGFDLDERRRLAATAFAHTAAYDTAVASWFASAYAPDSEASESGFPDFLGSTWQRHAVLRYGENPHQRAALYRGSEPVGLAYAEQLHGKEMSYNNYVDTDAARRAAFDFADPAVAIIKHANPCGIAVGVDVAEAHRKAHACDPVSAFGGVIAANRQVTLELAEQIADVFTEVVLAPGFDDDALEVLTRKKNIRLLRLPERAWADTTELRPISGGVLVQAADRIDADGDDPANWTLATGEAVDEATLADLAFAWRAIRAVKSNAILLAHEQSTVGVGMGQVNRVDAARLAVNRAGDRAKQAVAASDAFFPFPDGLEVLLNAGVRAVVQPGGSVRDAEVIAAAEAVGATVYFTGTRHFTH; encoded by the coding sequence GTGAGCGAGCAGACCCCGGTGGCGGGACAGCGGCCCGTACGACGTGCGTTGATCGGCGTGTCCGACAAGCGAGGCCTGCTGGAACTCGCGACGGGGTTGCACGCGGCGGGGGTGGAGATCGTCTCCACGGGCGGCACGGCGAAGGTCATCGCCGACGCCGGTGTGCCGGTGACCCCGGTCGAGGAGGTCACCGGCTTCCCCGAGTCGTTGGACGGCCGGGTGAAGACGCTGCACCCGCGCGTGCACGCGGGGCTGCTGGCCGACACGACGCGCGAGGAGCACCGCGAGCAGCTGCGTTCGCTGGACATCGCTCCGTTCGACCTGCTCGTGGTGAACCTCTACCCGTTCGAGAGCACCGTCGCGTCGGGTGCCGGCCTCGACGAGTGCGTCGAGAACATCGACATCGGCGGCCCGGCGATGGTGCGCGCCGCGGCCAAGAACCACGCGAGTGTCGCGGTGGTCGTGGACCCGTCGCGCTACGACTGGGTGCTGGACCGGGTGCGCGGCGGCGGGTTCGACCTCGACGAGCGGCGGCGGCTCGCCGCGACGGCGTTCGCCCACACGGCGGCCTACGACACGGCCGTGGCGTCGTGGTTCGCGAGCGCGTACGCGCCCGACTCCGAGGCCTCGGAGAGCGGCTTCCCCGACTTCCTCGGCAGTACCTGGCAGCGGCACGCCGTGCTGCGTTACGGCGAGAACCCGCACCAGAGGGCCGCGCTCTACCGTGGTTCCGAGCCGGTCGGGCTCGCCTACGCCGAGCAGTTGCACGGCAAGGAGATGTCGTACAACAACTACGTCGACACCGATGCGGCGCGGCGTGCGGCGTTCGACTTCGCCGACCCCGCCGTGGCGATCATCAAGCACGCCAACCCGTGCGGTATCGCGGTGGGTGTCGACGTCGCGGAGGCACACCGCAAGGCGCATGCATGCGACCCGGTGTCGGCCTTCGGTGGTGTCATCGCCGCCAACCGCCAGGTGACGCTGGAGCTCGCGGAGCAGATCGCCGACGTGTTCACCGAGGTCGTGCTCGCACCCGGCTTCGACGACGACGCGCTGGAAGTGTTGACGCGCAAGAAGAACATCCGCCTGCTGCGGCTGCCGGAGCGGGCGTGGGCCGACACCACGGAGCTGCGGCCGATCTCCGGCGGGGTGCTCGTGCAGGCCGCCGACCGCATCGACGCCGACGGCGACGATCCGGCCAACTGGACGCTCGCCACCGGTGAGGCCGTCGACGAGGCCACCCTGGCCGACCTGGCCTTCGCGTGGCGGGCGATCAGGGCGGTGAAGTCGAACGCCATCCTGCTCGCGCACGAGCAGTCCACGGTGGGCGTCGGCATGGGACAGGTGAACCGCGTCGACGCGGCCCGCCTGGCGGTGAACCGGGCCGGAGACCGCGCCAAGCAGGCGGTGGCGGCCTCCGACGCGTTCTTCCCGTTCCCCGACGGCCTCGAGGTCCTGTTGAACGCCGGAGTGCGTGCGGTGGTCCAGCCCGGCGGTTCCGTGCGGGACGCCGAGGTGATCGCCGCGGCCGAGGCCGTGGGCGCCACCGTGTACTTCACCGGTACCCGCCACTTCACCCACTGA